In Pantoea cypripedii, the DNA window CCATCCAGCCGATTTGGGCTACAAAGCCGTTGCGGTAAACCTGAGCGATCTGGCGGCGATGGGGGCCGATCCGGCATGGTTGACGCTGGCGCTGACGCTGCCGGAAGTCAACGAAAGCTGGCTGGCGGCGTTCAGCGATAGCCTGTTCGAACTGCTTGATTACTACGATATGCAGCTGATTGGCGGTGATACCACCCGTGGCCCGTTAAGTATGACGCTGGGTATTCACGGTCTGGTACCGGTGGGCCGCGCGCTGAAACGCTCCGGTGCGAAGCCTGGTGACTGGATTTTTGTCACCGGAACGCTGGGCGATAGTGCAGCAGGGCTGGCGCTGTTGCAGCATCGCCATCGTCTGTCTGATCCGGCGGTGCATGAAGCCCTGATTAAACGCCATCTGCGCCCGATGCCGCGCGTGTTGCAGGGGCAGGCGCTACGCAATCTGGCCACCTCGGCCATTGATGTGTCGGACGGCTTGCTCGCCGATCTCGGCCATATCCTGCAAGCCAGCCGCGTGGGTGCACGGCTCAATCTGGATGCATTGCCGCTCTCGGCGGCGCTACGTGACCATTTTGAACTGCCGCAGGTGCAGCGCTGGGCGCTCACTGGCGGTGAAGACTACGAACTGTGCTTTACCGTGCCGGAAGTGAATCGTGGTGCGCTGGATGTGGCACTGGGCCATCTCGGTGTCCCCTATACCTGCATTGGGCAGATAGCGCCGGAAGCGGATGGGCTCACGTTGCTGGAAAATGGCAAACCGGTGAGCTTCAATCACAAAGGATTTGATCACTTTGACGTTAAATAAAGATGTGGCGAAAGGCCGCCTGCGTATGTCCAATCCGTGGCATCTGCTGGCGACCGGATTTGGCAGTGGCCTCAGTCCGGTGGTGCCTGGCACCATGGGATCGCTGGCGGCGATCCCTTTCTGGTGGCTGATGACTTTTTTGCCGCTGCAAATCTACTCCCTGGTGGTGCTGATCGGCATCAGCGTGGGCGTGTATTTGTGTCATCGTACCGCCAAAGATATGGGGGTTCATGACCACGGCAGCATCGTCTGGGACGAGTTTATCGGCATGTGGATCACCCTGATGGCGATACCGATGATGAGCTGGCAGTGGGTGCTGGCGGGCTTTGTCATTTTCCGCATTCTGGATATGTGGAAGCCCTGGCCGATCCGCTGGTTCGATCAGAATGTGCATGGCGGCATGGGGATTATGGTCGACGACATTATCGCCGGGGTCATTTCCGCGGCGATTTTGTACGGGTTAGGGCATGCGATGGCTTAAGCTATTCGAACCCCACCACCGGATGCGGTTGATACACGGTCTCCAGTTCGGCCACATCGGTTGAACTCAGTTCCACATCCACCGCTTTCACCAGTTCATCGAACTGCTCGGCGCGTGACGCACCGATAATCGGCGCAGTCACTGCCGGTTTATGTAACAGCCACGCCAGCGCGACCTGAGCACGCGTCACGCCTTTATCGGCGGCGATGGTGGCAAGACGCTCGGCGATGGCGGCATCATTCTCTTCGGTGCTGCTGTAGAGTTTTGCCATCACATTATCCGAAACGGAACGTGCGGTGGTTTCGCCCCACGGGCGTGTCAGTTTGCCCCGCGCCAGTGGGCTCCAGGGGAGTACCGCAATACCCTCACGCAGGCAAAGTGGATGCATTTCGTTCTCTTCCTCGCGCTGAATCAGATTGTATTGATCCTGCATGCTGACAAAACGCGCCCAGCCTTCCCGCGCCTGCAACTGGAGCGCCTGCTCAAATTGCGCCGCATGCATCGATGACGCACCGATATAACGCGCCTTACCTGCCTTAACCACGTCGTGCAACGCCTCCAGCGTCTCT includes these proteins:
- the thiL gene encoding thiamine-phosphate kinase, with the translated sequence MSCGEFELIARYFNRVTSSRRDVEKGIGDDCALLNVPEKQTLAISTDTLVAGVHFLRDIHPADLGYKAVAVNLSDLAAMGADPAWLTLALTLPEVNESWLAAFSDSLFELLDYYDMQLIGGDTTRGPLSMTLGIHGLVPVGRALKRSGAKPGDWIFVTGTLGDSAAGLALLQHRHRLSDPAVHEALIKRHLRPMPRVLQGQALRNLATSAIDVSDGLLADLGHILQASRVGARLNLDALPLSAALRDHFELPQVQRWALTGGEDYELCFTVPEVNRGALDVALGHLGVPYTCIGQIAPEADGLTLLENGKPVSFNHKGFDHFDVK
- a CDS encoding aldo/keto reductase, whose protein sequence is MKTIPLGNTDLQVSRLCLGCMTFGDPMRGNHAWTLPEESSRPLIKQALDAGINFFDTANSYSDGSSEEIAGRALKDFARRADIVVATKVYFPLSNLSQGLSRKNILQSIDDSLTRLGMEYVDLLQIHRWDYDTPIEETLEALHDVVKAGKARYIGASSMHAAQFEQALQLQAREGWARFVSMQDQYNLIQREEENEMHPLCLREGIAVLPWSPLARGKLTRPWGETTARSVSDNVMAKLYSSTEENDAAIAERLATIAADKGVTRAQVALAWLLHKPAVTAPIIGASRAEQFDELVKAVDVELSSTDVAELETVYQPHPVVGFE
- the pgpA gene encoding phosphatidylglycerophosphatase A → MTLNKDVAKGRLRMSNPWHLLATGFGSGLSPVVPGTMGSLAAIPFWWLMTFLPLQIYSLVVLIGISVGVYLCHRTAKDMGVHDHGSIVWDEFIGMWITLMAIPMMSWQWVLAGFVIFRILDMWKPWPIRWFDQNVHGGMGIMVDDIIAGVISAAILYGLGHAMA